One genomic segment of Streptococcus salivarius includes these proteins:
- a CDS encoding CatB-related O-acetyltransferase encodes MNVSGRFCVFSHKDRQHQRFFQLLPDGSIRDIDSPGHDNERFWDFQNNQICLYSNQRQLTATFDCCYEEEGHSYWEGWHQHSIPLELRLYDMKSDLFDFKTKFTSRFLIDYGALSVGPHTYGIPFLVDYDHGGKVIIGDYCSIGQNVYFVTANHNLELVTTYPFKSLERFYSDKTLDIEDDHTLQSPTRVGNDVWIGNNVQIMAGVTIGDGAVIAAGSVVTKDVSPYAIVGGNPAKLIRYRIADANDRFNMQKISWWDWPEHVISERLDKIMSKDISAFIAEYLPEDD; translated from the coding sequence ATGAATGTTTCAGGCCGATTTTGTGTTTTTTCGCATAAGGATAGACAGCATCAACGTTTTTTTCAATTATTACCTGATGGTAGCATTAGAGATATTGACAGTCCTGGTCATGATAATGAACGCTTTTGGGATTTTCAAAATAATCAGATCTGCTTATATTCTAATCAAAGGCAGTTAACTGCTACTTTTGATTGTTGCTATGAGGAAGAGGGACATTCATACTGGGAAGGTTGGCATCAACACTCTATTCCTTTGGAACTTCGTCTCTATGATATGAAATCTGATCTTTTTGATTTTAAGACGAAGTTTACCAGTAGGTTTTTGATTGATTATGGAGCATTGTCAGTTGGTCCACATACCTATGGTATCCCCTTTTTAGTTGACTATGATCATGGTGGAAAGGTAATTATAGGGGATTACTGTTCTATTGGTCAGAATGTTTATTTTGTGACGGCAAATCACAATTTGGAATTGGTGACTACCTATCCATTTAAAAGTTTAGAGCGGTTTTATTCAGATAAGACCTTAGATATAGAAGACGATCACACCCTTCAATCTCCTACTAGGGTTGGTAATGATGTCTGGATTGGGAATAATGTCCAGATTATGGCTGGTGTAACTATAGGTGACGGTGCGGTTATAGCTGCAGGATCTGTGGTTACTAAGGATGTATCCCCCTATGCTATTGTTGGAGGGAACCCAGCCAAGTTGATTCGCTATCGTATTGCAGATGCTAATGACCGATTCAACATGCAAAAGATTTCTTGGTGGGATTGGCCAGAGCATGTAATTTCAGAACGACTTGATAAAATTATGAGTAAGGATATTTCTGCCTTTATTGCAGAATATTTACCCGAAGATGACTAG
- a CDS encoding glycosyl transferase produces the protein MIYTFNLMVELEPNGVDVAQAYRGQIFRKLGCPARFVFTQVPPRYKWDYYLSLGYAEDEIVLAHMLLTDQRDMTLTMSVEEMKQGLNLHSTPIERDQELIFPEENGISLVFHRNTLKSNYVDYVDYYVAGHLLRREHYGSVKLFTEYFTAVPTDVGLEARVFQRLFYNLDGSVALEEIKKTPGDLTESVYRQGDHWFYNESELLSQAIGTLQFSAKDHIIVDRLERLPFTQTLLKMKGEATLSCVLHSIHHWGDCINSEYFLLFQYANYFDHIIVSTEAQKEELERDLSTVKPISVLPVGGLERLQYSDNRKPYSLMIAARFERRKRLDLAIDAVVALHEKIPEVTLDIYGQGMLWQEIEEKIKQLNAQSYIHLKGAPRPSNSF, from the coding sequence ATGATTTACACTTTTAATCTGATGGTGGAATTAGAGCCTAACGGTGTCGATGTTGCCCAGGCTTACCGTGGACAAATCTTTAGGAAATTGGGGTGCCCAGCACGTTTTGTTTTTACGCAAGTTCCTCCTAGATATAAATGGGATTACTATTTATCTTTGGGATATGCGGAAGATGAAATTGTTCTAGCACATATGTTACTAACAGATCAGCGTGATATGACCTTGACAATGAGTGTGGAGGAAATGAAGCAAGGTTTGAATCTTCATTCCACTCCGATTGAACGAGATCAAGAGTTGATATTTCCAGAAGAGAATGGGATTTCACTTGTCTTTCATCGAAATACTCTTAAGTCAAATTATGTTGATTATGTCGATTATTATGTAGCTGGTCATCTTCTTCGTAGGGAACATTACGGGAGTGTAAAGCTTTTTACAGAATATTTTACAGCTGTTCCCACTGATGTGGGCTTAGAAGCAAGAGTCTTTCAGCGCCTTTTTTATAATTTGGATGGTTCTGTAGCTTTGGAGGAAATCAAAAAAACACCAGGTGATCTAACGGAATCGGTCTATCGGCAGGGAGATCATTGGTTTTATAATGAGTCGGAGCTTTTGAGCCAAGCGATCGGCACCTTACAGTTCTCGGCAAAAGACCATATCATTGTTGATCGTTTAGAGCGTCTCCCCTTTACACAGACTCTTTTAAAAATGAAGGGAGAAGCAACCTTATCGTGTGTCCTTCATTCGATACACCATTGGGGCGACTGTATCAATTCCGAATATTTCCTTCTTTTTCAGTATGCTAACTATTTCGACCATATCATTGTATCTACGGAAGCGCAAAAGGAAGAATTAGAACGGGATCTGTCGACTGTTAAGCCTATATCGGTCTTGCCAGTCGGAGGGCTTGAAAGGTTGCAATATTCTGATAATCGCAAGCCTTATAGCCTGATGATTGCAGCACGGTTTGAACGGAGAAAGAGATTGGACCTAGCGATTGATGCTGTAGTGGCCTTGCATGAAAAAATCCCAGAGGTTACATTGGACATTTATGGTCAAGGTATGCTTTGGCAAGAAATAGAAGAAAAAATTAAGCAGTTAAATGCTCAAAGTTATATTCATCTCAAGGGGGCACCAAGACCTTCAAACTCGTTTTAA
- a CDS encoding glycosyltransferase encodes MLKVIFISRGHQDLQTRFKAYELYLATSEWETFGLTLLEAIGSGLVMVGTDVPYGNPTFIKNDRNGFLVPFVNQSHEEVVADLKRSMQKAFGNLNFLREGSYKLAERYMTDQIIGQWREFLTNRGKNYDVLSGK; translated from the coding sequence ATGCTCAAAGTTATATTCATCTCAAGGGGGCACCAAGACCTTCAAACTCGTTTTAAGGCATATGAACTTTATTTGGCCACTTCCGAGTGGGAAACGTTTGGGTTAACTTTACTAGAGGCGATAGGGTCTGGCCTTGTTATGGTGGGAACAGACGTTCCCTATGGGAATCCCACTTTTATTAAAAATGATCGAAATGGTTTTCTCGTTCCCTTTGTAAATCAATCACATGAAGAAGTGGTTGCTGACTTGAAGAGAAGTATGCAGAAGGCTTTTGGAAACTTAAATTTTCTACGAGAAGGTTCTTATAAATTGGCTGAACGATATATGACAGATCAAATTATTGGACAATGGAGAGAGTTTTTGACGAATAGGGGAAAAAATTACGATGTATTATCTGGTAAATGA
- a CDS encoding AAA family ATPase has protein sequence MRPVQLELTNFGPYRKEVINFTQFDHAPLFLIGGDTGAGKSTLFDAMTVALFATTSGDRNVEEMRSTFAGPEDDLTKVTFYFQQGNHLYRIERVLQQERAKRGGGTTMQKATASLVIVDKIGGQEIEKLGDKIKEVSDQIEQILGLNAEQFKQIILLPQNDFSRFLKEDSKTKTQILKKIFGTGIFDRFQKSLEERLRQSNKDTEKRQTQLDGHFTSQVWSEEELAVLAQTPASEKLARLEDLLAQRQENLGEQKSILKDAHEDLAKLQKSLQTAQDVAKIFQELEQAKERYRLEIEEGAQEQAEAKAHLEELQFAQGLQETISNLKQYQKQLLQLEQDLEIAQEKLKAKEQVFEEVKAQKEALAAQSEDFLQKERKLGAWKEAIIYAQSLAQEQEKIKQSSGNYKRLEETYQQASKEIELLFQSLSDLEANRLSLESLHEAEKLLQSVGYSVDKQLAQDLKEIEDLNQELAKTEKRHQTLSLDSDQAQEILKGLEEKLKTTLASRRQLMIAQLQAELEDGQPCMVCGSLEHPQVDGTQADEAALKDLMDQVEELQAQKEKQVATLSNRQARLSEVETKRQDLLDQVAKVKLSLQKHYQELEEQVKGQFDFDFSEDYGADRGQALLSAVEKHYQELQKRYEKEEADRVHYQDELGRAQEKATDLAKSYQEAKAALDQAKERLKDLKEAHPELESVEVYQERISFAKQELDLYNRQVKENGEAYNQLHADIQGIKGQLESLTKSKEKTSQEMKRLSAELDQRLMAEGALTNDLEQIQLWLLEVNKQAIPKLQAQLTTYQTLKQELQTQISKGQGLLQNQEKPDLVALTQEVQTGQESYDTQLSQVSVLEKGLKDATATYQAAKTLQDSNQEAFKAHQELSDLVKVVKGENTALTGRLNLEVYVIRQYFQQILDYANANYIGLLTDNRYSFVLSEEGRRARDHFGLDINVYDQLTGSERSVKSLSGGETFIAALAIALSLSEVVQNTSKGAVVEALFIDEGFGSLDKEALTKAIAVLEQIGENRMVGVISHVDDMKEGIAQQLAIIKSHDGSSRIKIVDKG, from the coding sequence ATGAGACCAGTTCAGTTAGAATTGACCAATTTTGGACCTTATCGTAAGGAAGTCATCAATTTCACCCAGTTTGACCATGCTCCCCTCTTTTTGATTGGTGGAGACACGGGGGCTGGCAAGAGTACCCTCTTTGATGCCATGACGGTGGCCTTGTTTGCGACGACTAGTGGCGATCGCAACGTTGAGGAGATGCGGTCGACCTTCGCTGGTCCAGAGGATGATTTGACCAAGGTGACTTTTTACTTCCAACAGGGCAACCACCTTTATCGCATTGAGCGAGTTCTCCAGCAGGAAAGGGCCAAGCGAGGCGGTGGTACGACCATGCAAAAAGCAACGGCTTCCTTAGTCATTGTGGATAAGATTGGTGGTCAGGAGATTGAAAAGCTTGGGGATAAAATCAAGGAAGTGAGTGACCAGATTGAGCAGATTTTGGGTCTCAATGCCGAGCAGTTCAAACAGATTATCCTCCTTCCGCAAAATGATTTCAGTCGTTTTTTGAAAGAAGATTCCAAGACCAAGACTCAAATTTTGAAAAAAATCTTTGGAACAGGTATTTTTGACCGTTTTCAAAAGAGTTTGGAAGAGCGTCTTCGCCAGAGTAATAAGGATACGGAGAAGCGCCAGACTCAGCTAGATGGCCATTTTACTAGTCAGGTTTGGTCTGAGGAAGAATTAGCTGTTTTGGCCCAAACACCAGCTTCTGAAAAATTGGCACGTCTTGAAGACCTTTTGGCACAACGTCAAGAAAATCTTGGAGAGCAAAAAAGCATTTTGAAGGATGCCCATGAGGACTTGGCTAAACTGCAAAAGAGCTTACAAACCGCACAAGATGTAGCAAAGATTTTTCAAGAATTGGAGCAAGCCAAGGAGCGTTACCGTCTAGAAATTGAGGAAGGTGCTCAAGAGCAGGCAGAGGCTAAAGCGCATCTGGAGGAATTACAGTTTGCCCAAGGGTTACAAGAAACCATTAGTAACTTGAAGCAGTATCAGAAGCAGTTGTTGCAATTAGAACAGGACCTTGAGATTGCTCAGGAGAAATTAAAGGCTAAGGAGCAGGTTTTTGAGGAAGTCAAGGCTCAAAAAGAGGCACTTGCAGCCCAATCTGAGGATTTTCTTCAAAAAGAAAGGAAACTGGGTGCGTGGAAAGAGGCTATTATCTATGCCCAGAGTCTTGCCCAAGAGCAGGAGAAAATCAAACAGTCGAGTGGAAACTACAAGAGGTTAGAAGAAACCTATCAGCAGGCTTCGAAAGAGATTGAGCTCCTTTTCCAGTCCTTGTCAGATTTGGAGGCTAATCGTCTTAGTTTAGAGAGTTTACATGAGGCTGAAAAACTCCTCCAGTCTGTGGGCTACAGTGTGGATAAGCAACTGGCTCAGGACCTAAAAGAAATAGAGGACTTGAATCAGGAGTTGGCAAAGACGGAAAAACGTCATCAAACCTTATCTTTGGATAGTGACCAAGCTCAAGAAATTCTCAAAGGATTGGAAGAGAAGTTGAAAACGACTTTGGCTTCACGTCGTCAACTCATGATTGCCCAGTTGCAGGCAGAATTAGAGGATGGACAGCCCTGTATGGTCTGTGGTTCCTTAGAACATCCTCAGGTCGATGGGACACAGGCAGATGAAGCAGCCTTGAAGGATCTCATGGACCAGGTGGAGGAACTTCAAGCTCAAAAAGAAAAGCAAGTTGCTACCTTGTCAAATCGTCAGGCTAGATTGAGTGAAGTTGAGACTAAGCGCCAAGATCTGCTTGACCAAGTGGCTAAAGTTAAGTTATCTCTTCAAAAACACTATCAAGAACTGGAAGAACAAGTTAAGGGACAGTTTGATTTTGACTTTTCAGAGGACTATGGAGCTGACCGTGGGCAAGCCTTGTTGAGTGCTGTTGAGAAGCATTATCAAGAACTCCAAAAACGCTATGAGAAGGAAGAGGCAGACCGTGTCCATTATCAAGATGAGTTAGGACGAGCTCAGGAAAAAGCGACAGATTTGGCTAAGAGCTATCAAGAGGCCAAGGCAGCTCTCGACCAAGCTAAGGAGCGCCTAAAAGACTTGAAGGAAGCTCATCCAGAACTGGAGTCTGTTGAGGTCTATCAAGAACGAATTTCCTTTGCGAAGCAGGAGTTGGACCTCTACAATAGGCAAGTCAAGGAAAATGGTGAAGCCTACAACCAACTTCATGCCGACATTCAAGGCATCAAGGGGCAGCTTGAGAGCTTGACCAAGTCTAAAGAAAAGACCAGCCAAGAAATGAAACGTTTATCAGCTGAGTTAGACCAAAGACTTATGGCTGAAGGGGCGCTCACCAATGACCTAGAGCAAATCCAGCTTTGGCTGCTTGAGGTAAACAAGCAAGCTATTCCTAAGCTTCAGGCTCAATTGACGACCTATCAAACCCTTAAACAAGAATTGCAGACCCAGATTAGTAAGGGCCAAGGGCTTCTGCAAAATCAAGAAAAACCAGATTTGGTCGCTTTAACACAAGAGGTCCAAACCGGTCAGGAAAGTTACGATACACAATTGTCTCAGGTCTCTGTCCTGGAAAAGGGACTTAAGGATGCGACGGCTACCTACCAGGCAGCCAAAACTCTTCAAGACAGCAACCAAGAGGCCTTTAAGGCCCACCAAGAACTCAGTGATTTGGTTAAGGTGGTTAAGGGAGAAAATACTGCTCTGACTGGTCGTCTCAATCTTGAGGTCTACGTTATCCGTCAGTATTTCCAACAAATCTTGGACTATGCCAATGCTAACTACATCGGACTATTAACGGATAACCGCTATTCCTTTGTTCTAAGTGAGGAAGGACGCAGGGCGCGTGATCACTTCGGTTTGGATATCAACGTCTATGACCAGCTAACGGGTAGTGAACGCTCCGTTAAATCCTTGTCCGGTGGTGAAACCTTTATCGCCGCACTGGCCATTGCCCTATCCCTCTCAGAAGTTGTGCAAAATACCAGCAAGGGTGCCGTCGTTGAAGCCCTCTTCATCGACGAAGGTTTCGGTTCGCTAGATAAGGAAGCCCTCACCAAGGCTATCGCGGTCCTGGAACAAATTGGCGAAAACCGTATGGTCGGTGTCATCAGCCACGTGGACGACATGAAAGAAGGTATCGCTCAGCAATTGGCCATCATCAAGTCGCATGATGGTAGTAGCCGTATTAAAATTGTGGATAAGGGGTAA
- a CDS encoding IS30-like element IS1139 family transposase: protein MSTNYSTTNQSYKHLSEAERGEIEAYLSVGLKPAEIARRLGRNRSTITREINRGSITQVKKVNGQKVYYQHYYADAAHNRYRHAREASYYLKLDSVSDDFLRAFTEAMREKPRVHSVDTFVHTYRLQHVDAVVPSTKTLYNYIHQGLLEIKVIDLPRAVRIRKKFTKRPSTKKHLGKSIEERPEEINNRSRFGDWEIDSVLGGKTIGEPSILTLVERQTRYAVTKKLVEKKAEYVNQAVLECMKLYPIKSITADNGNEFSSLSKIEGLDVYFAHAYSSYERGTNENFNGLLREFIPKGCSLKELNQNLLEDYTKAINERPRRIHGYQSAKKLFELTQTA from the coding sequence ATGTCCACTAATTATTCTACCACAAATCAATCATACAAGCACTTATCTGAAGCTGAGCGAGGGGAAATTGAAGCTTATTTAAGCGTAGGACTCAAACCTGCTGAGATTGCTCGTAGACTAGGGAGAAATCGCTCTACTATTACTCGTGAAATTAATCGTGGTTCCATAACACAAGTGAAAAAAGTAAATGGGCAAAAGGTCTATTACCAACACTATTATGCAGATGCTGCTCATAACCGTTATCGTCATGCTAGAGAAGCCAGCTATTATTTGAAACTGGATTCCGTATCGGATGACTTTCTGAGAGCATTTACAGAAGCAATGAGAGAGAAACCAAGGGTGCATAGCGTGGATACCTTTGTTCATACCTATAGACTCCAACATGTAGATGCAGTTGTTCCTTCAACCAAGACGCTCTATAACTATATCCATCAAGGATTGTTAGAGATTAAGGTCATTGATTTGCCAAGAGCAGTGCGGATCCGTAAGAAATTTACCAAGCGCCCCTCTACCAAGAAACATCTAGGAAAGTCAATTGAAGAAAGGCCAGAAGAAATCAATAATCGTTCCCGTTTTGGAGATTGGGAAATCGATTCTGTTCTGGGTGGAAAGACAATAGGAGAACCTTCTATTCTAACCTTGGTAGAACGACAAACACGCTATGCTGTCACAAAGAAACTCGTGGAAAAGAAAGCAGAGTATGTCAATCAAGCAGTCTTAGAGTGTATGAAACTTTATCCCATTAAGTCCATAACTGCAGATAATGGAAACGAATTTTCATCATTGAGTAAGATAGAGGGATTAGATGTTTATTTTGCACATGCCTATTCATCTTATGAACGAGGTACAAATGAGAATTTCAATGGACTACTAAGAGAGTTCATTCCGAAGGGGTGTTCGTTAAAAGAACTAAATCAGAATCTTTTAGAGGACTATACAAAGGCTATCAATGAAAGACCTAGACGAATTCATGGCTATCAGTCCGCAAAAAAGCTGTTTGAGCTAACTCAAACAGCTTGA
- a CDS encoding glycosyltransferase family 8 protein: MNKVIALGADNGYMDKVETTIKSVCVHNDNIKFYVFNDDLPSEWFRVMNKRLGKINSQIVNAKISDNHLRKYHLPRPHLSYAAYFRFFIPEVVEEERVLYLDSDIVVDGNLTDLFEMDLGDCPLAAVRDDLQQTNFNSGVMLINNKYWREHDISTQLFEVADQYHEYEYGDQGLLNRYFIGQWKELDMNYNFMVGMDSVATSSPQSDEWYIKAKQHKKVSIIHYTAGKPWQAVFNNRLGDRWWFYYALDWSDVLLRTEIINRDLGALTVQEPYHTAIFTNACEMEHLEYLIQALPNVHFHILAHTVFASQVVDLQRYLNVTIYPCFNQYNFETVLEKIDFALL; this comes from the coding sequence ATGAATAAAGTTATAGCGTTAGGTGCCGACAATGGCTACATGGACAAGGTAGAAACAACGATTAAATCAGTTTGTGTGCATAATGATAACATTAAATTTTACGTTTTTAATGATGACCTTCCTTCAGAATGGTTTCGTGTGATGAACAAACGTTTGGGAAAAATCAACTCACAAATTGTCAATGCGAAGATTTCAGATAACCACTTACGAAAGTATCATCTTCCAAGGCCTCATTTATCTTATGCAGCTTATTTCCGTTTTTTTATTCCTGAGGTAGTAGAGGAGGAAAGGGTTTTATACCTTGATTCAGATATTGTTGTAGATGGAAACTTGACGGATTTGTTTGAGATGGACCTTGGAGATTGTCCTTTAGCTGCTGTTCGAGACGATTTACAACAGACAAATTTTAATTCAGGAGTCATGTTGATTAATAATAAGTATTGGAGAGAACATGACATTTCCACTCAACTGTTTGAAGTAGCAGATCAATACCATGAATATGAATATGGTGATCAAGGTCTTTTAAACCGTTATTTTATTGGCCAGTGGAAAGAATTAGATATGAACTATAATTTCATGGTTGGTATGGATAGTGTGGCTACTTCTTCTCCTCAAAGTGATGAATGGTATATCAAAGCAAAACAGCATAAAAAGGTTTCTATTATCCATTATACGGCTGGTAAGCCTTGGCAGGCGGTGTTTAATAACCGTTTAGGTGATCGTTGGTGGTTCTATTATGCTCTGGATTGGTCAGATGTATTATTGCGTACAGAAATCATAAATCGCGATTTAGGAGCTTTAACCGTACAGGAACCCTACCATACAGCTATTTTCACAAATGCCTGCGAAATGGAACATTTGGAATACCTGATTCAAGCCCTGCCCAATGTGCATTTCCATATTCTAGCTCATACGGTCTTTGCGTCACAGGTGGTTGATTTGCAACGTTATCTAAATGTGACAATCTATCCTTGTTTTAATCAGTATAATTTTGAAACCGTTTTGGAGAAAATAGATTTTGCCCTATTGTAA
- a CDS encoding glycosyltransferase, with protein MTEKVSVIVPVFNVEKYLRQCLDSILQQTYQNLEIIIINDGSTDGSDAICREYAGKDSRISYFAKENTGISDTRNVGIRQATGEYVTFVDSDDWVEHTYVEELHDKLKAYDADIAITNYYLFNEADSLFYFYITDEDYYEQVYSPAQLIEGLYETKFNKSFALISAWGKLYKRTLFEDLLFPKGQIGEDGFFNLKAYLMSERVIYLNKGLYAYRERPGSLSRTWTEDWMSALVYAMEERLALLASRGYPLEKHMTVYRMMLESCLTNGASQGLEGTEAYRRIKEKYQVLSLAPQHYNEKKRSIVLAANYPYVEQVVTTIKSILYHHRNIRFYIINSDFPQEWFKGLNRHLARFGSEIVNCRVSSAQISQYRTDISYTVFLRYFISDFVKEDRVIYMDCDMVVTGSLDDLFTMDLKGYPVAAVRDYGGRVFYHREIFNAGFLVIDNAYWRQEQMSRHLIEMTNEWHDKVDQADQSILNMVFENNWYELPFDFNHVVLHSHFTDYQLPEGQEYPKVIHYLSHRKPWFPLAAQTYRDVWWFYAQLDWSDVAENVSLAPLQSRALYPKGRPFTCLVYTSIAEVPHLEDLIQALPQVHFNIAARVIVSDSLARLITYPNVTVYSGINNMRSLDLELVSTSDLLLDINPGEKTLEILDGFRFEDKPIFAFDDLKSRKHHQRTFPREHWQEMAEAIRKMRKAQD; from the coding sequence ATGACAGAAAAAGTTAGTGTAATTGTACCCGTATTTAATGTTGAAAAATACCTTAGACAGTGTCTAGATAGTATCCTTCAACAAACCTATCAGAATCTCGAAATTATTATTATAAATGATGGCTCAACAGATGGAAGTGACGCCATATGCCGTGAGTATGCTGGTAAGGATTCACGAATATCTTACTTTGCAAAAGAAAATACTGGGATTTCTGATACAAGAAATGTCGGTATTCGTCAAGCAACGGGTGAGTATGTGACCTTTGTAGATTCGGATGATTGGGTAGAACATACTTATGTTGAAGAGCTTCATGATAAGCTTAAGGCTTATGATGCTGACATTGCTATTACCAATTATTATCTCTTTAATGAGGCCGATAGTCTTTTTTATTTTTATATTACTGATGAGGATTATTATGAACAAGTGTATTCTCCTGCTCAGTTGATTGAGGGTCTATATGAAACCAAGTTCAATAAAAGCTTTGCTCTGATTTCAGCTTGGGGGAAACTTTATAAACGCACTCTTTTTGAAGATCTACTTTTTCCAAAAGGACAGATTGGAGAGGATGGCTTTTTTAATCTTAAGGCCTATTTAATGAGTGAGCGCGTAATCTACCTCAACAAGGGGTTGTATGCTTACCGAGAAAGACCAGGAAGTTTATCTAGAACTTGGACTGAAGATTGGATGTCGGCATTGGTATATGCTATGGAAGAGCGTCTTGCCTTGTTAGCTAGCAGGGGTTATCCACTCGAGAAGCATATGACTGTTTATCGTATGATGTTAGAGTCTTGCTTGACAAATGGAGCATCTCAGGGCTTAGAAGGAACAGAAGCTTATCGTCGAATCAAGGAAAAATATCAGGTATTAAGTTTAGCACCACAGCACTATAATGAGAAAAAACGATCAATTGTACTTGCTGCAAACTATCCTTATGTTGAGCAGGTGGTAACTACAATCAAATCTATTCTCTATCACCATCGTAATATTCGTTTTTATATAATTAACAGTGATTTTCCACAAGAATGGTTTAAGGGGCTAAACCGTCACCTTGCACGATTTGGTAGTGAGATTGTTAATTGTCGAGTAAGTAGTGCACAGATTTCCCAATATCGCACGGATATTTCCTACACTGTTTTTTTACGCTATTTTATTTCTGATTTTGTCAAAGAGGACCGTGTAATTTATATGGATTGTGATATGGTAGTGACGGGGTCACTTGATGATCTATTTACAATGGATCTAAAGGGATATCCTGTTGCAGCAGTCCGAGATTATGGGGGACGTGTCTTTTACCACCGAGAAATCTTCAATGCAGGCTTTTTAGTTATTGATAATGCATACTGGAGACAGGAACAGATGAGTAGGCACCTTATCGAAATGACTAATGAGTGGCATGATAAGGTTGATCAAGCCGATCAGTCTATCTTGAATATGGTCTTTGAAAATAATTGGTATGAACTTCCATTTGACTTTAACCATGTTGTTTTGCATAGTCATTTTACAGATTATCAATTACCAGAAGGACAAGAATATCCCAAAGTTATTCATTATCTGTCCCATAGAAAACCATGGTTTCCTCTGGCAGCGCAAACTTATCGCGATGTGTGGTGGTTCTATGCACAGTTGGATTGGTCTGATGTAGCTGAGAATGTTAGCTTGGCTCCATTGCAGAGTAGGGCGCTTTATCCTAAAGGTAGACCATTTACCTGTCTAGTTTATACTAGCATTGCTGAAGTTCCTCACTTGGAGGATTTGATTCAAGCTCTTCCTCAAGTTCACTTTAATATTGCTGCCCGTGTCATTGTATCAGATAGCTTAGCGAGATTAATCACTTATCCTAATGTAACAGTCTATTCTGGTATTAATAATATGCGTAGCCTAGATTTGGAATTGGTATCAACAAGTGATTTGTTACTTGATATCAATCCAGGAGAGAAGACTTTAGAAATACTTGATGGTTTCAGATTTGAGGATAAACCTATTTTTGCTTTTGATGATTTAAAATCTCGGAAACACCACCAACGTACATTTCCAAGAGAGCATTGGCAAGAAATGGCGGAAGCAATCAGGAAAATGAGAAAGGCGCAAGATTAA
- a CDS encoding acyltransferase has product MADFHLNGNFQQITIDPTAHVELGQDITLRSFVCLEVGNGATLKLGNRVFFNNHCSIRCEHHIEIGKDTMFGDGVRIFDHNHQYSNYHVEKIAFNYGKISIGKNCWIGANVVILKGVTIGDNVIIGAGAVIHKDIPSNSIVVSKEELIIKERPQLEHHVFTLTASDTLENLTYLVENLPEVSFHIAAKTNVSDRLEAFKKYDNVTLYTNVHHDDIIEDLLDQSEIYLDINHWDQVDSIVDRAVEKGKPVFAFDNVAHRAELGGSIFSHQNPEMMVKAIQRRLFGHAVDSLN; this is encoded by the coding sequence ATGGCAGACTTTCATTTGAACGGTAATTTTCAACAGATTACCATTGACCCTACGGCTCACGTTGAATTGGGGCAGGATATCACCTTGCGTTCCTTTGTTTGTCTAGAGGTGGGTAATGGTGCAACCCTAAAGCTCGGGAATCGTGTTTTCTTCAATAATCACTGTTCTATTCGTTGTGAACATCATATTGAAATTGGTAAGGATACCATGTTTGGAGATGGGGTTCGTATTTTTGATCATAATCATCAATATTCTAACTATCACGTAGAAAAAATCGCCTTTAATTATGGAAAGATATCGATCGGAAAAAATTGTTGGATTGGTGCCAATGTTGTGATTCTTAAGGGAGTCACGATCGGTGACAACGTCATTATTGGTGCAGGAGCAGTCATTCATAAGGATATTCCAAGTAACTCCATTGTTGTAAGTAAAGAGGAACTCATCATAAAAGAGCGGCCACAATTAGAGCACCATGTGTTTACACTGACAGCTTCGGATACACTGGAAAACCTCACTTATTTGGTAGAGAATCTTCCAGAAGTTTCGTTTCATATTGCAGCCAAGACCAATGTTTCAGATCGCTTAGAAGCCTTTAAAAAGTATGACAACGTAACACTATACACAAATGTCCATCATGATGATATTATAGAGGATTTATTGGATCAATCAGAAATCTACCTGGATATTAATCATTGGGATCAGGTGGATTCTATTGTCGACCGGGCAGTTGAAAAGGGAAAACCAGTCTTTGCTTTTGATAATGTAGCTCACAGGGCAGAGTTGGGTGGTAGTATATTTTCTCATCAGAACCCTGAAATGATGGTGAAAGCAATTCAAAGACGATTGTTTGGACATGCTGTGGATAGTTTAAACTGA